The following proteins come from a genomic window of Macaca thibetana thibetana isolate TM-01 chromosome 15, ASM2454274v1, whole genome shotgun sequence:
- the SLC46A2 gene encoding thymic stromal cotransporter homolog isoform X1, producing MSPEVTCPLRGHLPRFHPRTWVEPVVASSQMAASLYDAGLLLVVKASYGTGGSSNHSASPSPRGALEDQQQRAISNFYIIYNLVAGLSPLLFAYGLGWLSDRYHRKISICMSLLGFLLSRLGLLLKVLLDWPVEVLYGAAALNGLFGGFSAFWSGVMALGSLGSSEGRRSLRLILIDLILGLAGFCGSMASGHLFKQMAGHSGQGLILTACSVSCASFALLYSLLVLKVPESVAKPSQELPPADTVSGTVGTYRTLDPDQLDKQCAVGHPPSPGKAKPHKTTIALLFVGAIIYDLAVVGTVDVIPLFVLREPLSWNQVQVGYGMASGYTIFITSFLGVLVFSRCFRDTTMIMIGMVSFGSGALLLAFVKETYMFYIARAVMLFALIPVTTIRSAMSKLIKGSSYGKVFVILQLSLALTGVVTSTLYNKIYQLTMDMFVGSCFALSSFLSFLAIIPISIVAYKQVPWSPYGDITEK from the exons ATGAGCCCCGAGGTCACCTGCCCGTTGAGGGGCCACCTGCCTCGCTTCCACCCGAGGACCTGGGTTGAGCCCGTGGTGGCCTCGTCCCAGATGGCTGCCTCCCTGTACGACGCGGGGCTACTCCTCGTGGTGAAGGCGTCCTACGGAACCGGAGGCTCCTCCAACCACAGCGCCAGCCCGTCGCCCCGGGGGGCTCTAGAGGACCAACAGCAGAGAGCCATCTCCAATTTCTACATCATCTACAACCTCGTGGCGGGCCTGTCGCCCCTGCTGTTCGCCTACGGGCTGGGATGGCTCAGCGACCGCTACCACCGCAAGATCTCCATCTGCATGTCGCTGCTGGGCTTCCTGCTCTCCCGCCTCGGGCTGCTGCTCAAGGTGTTGCTGGACTGGCCAGTGGAGGTGCTGTACGGGGCGGCGGCGCTGAACGGGCTGTTCGGCGGCTTCTCCGCCTTCTGGTCCGGGGTCATGGCGCTGGGATCGCTGGGCTCCTCCGAGGGCCGCCGCTCCTTGCGCCTCATCCTTATTGACCTGATCCTGGGCTTGGCGGGGTTCTGCGGCAGCATGGCTTCCGGGCATCTCTTCAAGCAGATGGCTGGGCACTCTGGGCAGGGCCTGATACTGACGGCCTGCAGCGTGAGCTGTGCCTCGTTTGCTCTGCTCTACAGCCTTTTGGTGCTAAAGGTCCCTGAGTCGGTGGCCAAACCCAGCCAGGAGCTCCCCCCGGCGGATACCGTGTCTGGCACAGTAGGCACATACCGCACCCTGGATCCTGATCAGTTGGACAAACAGTGTGCAGTGGGTCACCCTCCATCTCCTGGAAAAGCAAAACCCCATAAAACCACCATTGCCCTGCTCTTTGTGGGTGCTATCATATATGACCTGGCGGTGGTGGGCACAGTGGACGTGATCCCTCTTTTTGTGCTGAGGGAGCCTCTCAGTTGGAACCAAGTGCAGGTGGGCTATGGTATGGCTTCAGGGTACACCATCTTCATCACCAGCTTCCTGGGTGTCCTGGTCTTCTCCCGCTGCTTCCGGGACACCACCATGATCATGATTGGGATGGTGTCCTTTGGGTCAGGAGCCCTCCTTTTGGCTTTTGTGAAAGAGACATACATGTTCTATATTG CTCGAGCCGTCATGCTGTTTGCTCTCATCCCCGTCACAACCATCCGATCAGCTATGTCCAAACTCATAAAGGGCTCCTCTTATG GAAAGGTGTTTGTCATACTGCAGCTGTCCTTGGCTCTGACTGGCGTGGTGACATCGACCTTGTACAACAAGATCTATCAGCTCACCATGGACATGTTTGTGGGCTCCTGCTttgctctctcctcctttctctccttcctggcCATCATCCCAATTAG